The Pelistega ratti genome window below encodes:
- a CDS encoding type II toxin-antitoxin system YafQ family toxin yields MRDVIFTSRFKKDFKREKSSVYKLFLESDEFMDILTLLRTDTPLAEKYCDHAMKGQFKGLRNCHLRPDLVLLYELPDKNTLILVRMGSHSQLGI; encoded by the coding sequence ATGCGTGATGTAATCTTTACTTCTCGTTTTAAAAAAGACTTTAAACGTGAAAAATCTAGTGTATATAAGTTATTTTTAGAGTCTGATGAGTTTATGGATATTCTAACGCTATTGCGTACAGATACTCCATTAGCTGAGAAGTATTGCGACCATGCAATGAAAGGACAATTTAAAGGGTTAAGAAATTGTCACCTAAGACCTGACCTTGTATTGCTATATGAGTTACCTGATAAAAATACGTTGATATTGGTTCGAATGGGCTCGCATTCACAGTTGGGTATTTAA
- the hemE gene encoding uroporphyrinogen decarboxylase has product MFASLKNDTFLRALLRQKVDYTPVWLMRQAGRYLAEYNATRQKAGSFLGLAKNPEFACEVTLQPIDRYPLDAAILFSDILMIPDAMGLGLDFVAGEGPQFAHPLRTEAEIAKLAVPDMEKLRYVFDAVHLIRQSLDGRVPLIGFAGSPWTISCYMVEGQGSKEYRIIKSMMYAQPDLLKRILTIAAQSTALYLNEQIKAGAQAVMIFDSWGGVLADGKYQEFSLHYIKMVLDQLIRHHDGQAIPAIVFTKGGGLWIEEIANSGCDAVGLDWTMSLSKARQLTNDKVALQGNIDPMALFGTEQAIRQEVRRVIDDFGMVGNGGHVFNLGHGISQFTNPDHVAYLIDEVHEYSKTKHQ; this is encoded by the coding sequence ATGTTCGCTTCTTTAAAAAACGATACCTTTTTACGTGCATTATTACGACAAAAAGTTGATTACACCCCTGTTTGGTTAATGCGTCAAGCAGGTCGCTACCTTGCAGAATACAATGCAACTCGCCAAAAAGCAGGCTCTTTTTTAGGTCTTGCTAAAAATCCTGAATTTGCCTGTGAAGTAACACTACAACCTATTGATCGTTATCCACTTGATGCCGCTATTTTATTTTCTGATATTCTGATGATTCCTGATGCGATGGGACTAGGACTTGATTTTGTCGCAGGCGAAGGCCCTCAATTTGCGCACCCTCTTCGTACAGAAGCTGAGATAGCCAAATTAGCTGTACCAGATATGGAAAAATTACGTTATGTATTTGATGCCGTTCACCTTATCCGCCAATCCCTAGATGGTCGAGTCCCTTTAATTGGATTTGCAGGAAGTCCATGGACAATCAGTTGCTATATGGTAGAAGGTCAAGGCTCTAAAGAATACCGTATTATCAAATCAATGATGTACGCACAGCCTGACCTTTTAAAACGTATTCTAACTATTGCCGCTCAATCAACTGCTTTATACCTCAATGAACAAATCAAAGCAGGAGCGCAAGCCGTTATGATTTTTGATAGTTGGGGCGGTGTATTAGCAGATGGAAAATACCAAGAGTTTTCTCTACACTATATCAAAATGGTTTTAGATCAATTAATTCGTCATCACGATGGACAAGCTATTCCTGCTATTGTTTTCACGAAAGGTGGTGGGCTTTGGATTGAAGAGATTGCGAATAGTGGTTGTGATGCTGTCGGTTTAGATTGGACAATGAGCCTATCAAAAGCTCGCCAATTAACAAATGATAAAGTCGCTCTTCAAGGCAATATTGATCCAATGGCACTCTTTGGTACTGAACAAGCTATTCGCCAAGAAGTCCGCCGTGTTATTGATGATTTTGGTATGGTTGGTAATGGTGGTCATGTCTTTAATCTAGGACATGGTATTTCTCAATTTACCAATCCTGATCATGTTGCTTATCTTATTGATGAAGTACATGAGTACAGTAAAACAAAACACCAATAA
- a CDS encoding PP0621 family protein yields the protein MKYLLLILFLGLVWHFFRIKKQPRPQSTTKPNPLTIKMVQCEYCGIHLPENEALIRHGHIWCNADHEKRGTQQ from the coding sequence ATGAAGTATTTATTACTTATCCTTTTTTTAGGTCTGGTTTGGCACTTCTTTCGTATTAAAAAGCAGCCACGCCCTCAATCAACCACCAAACCTAATCCACTGACCATAAAAATGGTTCAATGTGAATATTGCGGTATCCACCTACCTGAAAATGAAGCCCTTATTCGCCACGGTCATATTTGGTGTAATGCAGATCATGAGAAAAGGGGAACACAACAATGA
- a CDS encoding succinylglutamate desuccinylase/aspartoacylase family protein translates to MRREQILLERMPLGSQASITALHFGDESLPKVYIQASLHADEMPGSLAAYYLHQQFLQLEKENRLNAHIVLVPLCNPLGLGQLIDYMPIGRFHLGTGQNFNRLFTVPLKQKLEEYLEKKALVLCHDARKNTVALREAIGNILVEIKPNNAVHSMHLSLLRLCYDADIVLDLHCDNIATVHLYTLPSTWHDFEPLARYLGSKCQLLSMDSGADSFDEILSTLWVGLQERYPSIPISQALISATVELRGERDLSHEMAQKDAEGIIQFLAHKQYISLDKVSALPPLLNPPHPLEGLYYVPSPCSGIIVYRVGVDEWVKVGQPLVDIVDPISLHITTVKSPYEGYIFALSGVRVAHAENKLLSISCSHDIGSQGLSP, encoded by the coding sequence ATGCGAAGAGAACAGATTCTACTAGAGCGTATGCCACTTGGCTCTCAAGCGTCTATTACGGCATTACATTTTGGTGATGAGTCTCTACCCAAAGTGTATATTCAAGCTAGCCTACACGCAGATGAAATGCCAGGGTCTTTGGCAGCTTATTATTTGCATCAACAGTTTTTACAACTCGAAAAAGAAAATCGTTTAAATGCACATATTGTGCTTGTGCCTCTCTGTAATCCGCTAGGGTTAGGGCAGCTGATAGATTATATGCCTATTGGTCGATTTCATTTGGGGACAGGACAAAACTTTAACCGTTTATTTACCGTACCTTTAAAGCAAAAACTAGAAGAGTACCTTGAGAAAAAAGCCCTTGTATTGTGTCATGATGCACGTAAAAATACGGTTGCTTTACGTGAAGCGATAGGGAATATTTTGGTAGAAATAAAGCCAAATAATGCGGTTCATTCTATGCATCTATCTTTACTACGTCTTTGTTATGATGCAGATATTGTGCTTGATTTACATTGTGATAATATTGCGACTGTTCATCTTTATACCTTACCGAGTACATGGCATGACTTTGAACCTTTGGCTCGTTATTTAGGATCAAAATGTCAGTTATTATCAATGGATTCAGGGGCTGATTCGTTTGATGAAATCCTATCAACACTATGGGTAGGTTTGCAAGAGCGTTATCCTAGTATTCCTATTTCTCAAGCATTGATAAGTGCAACTGTTGAGCTGCGGGGAGAACGTGATTTAAGCCATGAGATGGCACAAAAAGATGCTGAGGGGATTATTCAATTTTTAGCCCATAAGCAGTATATTTCACTTGATAAGGTGTCTGCTTTACCCCCTTTACTTAATCCGCCTCATCCATTGGAGGGCTTATATTATGTACCTTCCCCTTGTTCAGGTATTATCGTCTATCGTGTTGGAGTAGATGAATGGGTTAAGGTAGGACAGCCATTGGTGGATATTGTTGATCCTATTTCACTACATATTACTACAGTCAAAAGTCCTTATGAGGGATATATCTTTGCTTTGAGTGGCGTGCGAGTAGCTCATGCCGAGAATAAGCTATTAAGTATTTCTTGTTCTCATGATATTGGTAGTCAAGGATTGTCGCCTTAG
- the ampD gene encoding 1,6-anhydro-N-acetylmuramyl-L-alanine amidase AmpD, whose amino-acid sequence MMSTPPLHLDRHGWLLPQQGVRLVPSPNYNERPYRQAPILLVIHNISLPPCIFGGPYIEQLFTNTLISEEHPYFQTIAHLRVSAHFLIRRDGEIIQFVSTEKRAWHAGVSHFNGMDGCNDFSLGIELEGSDYTPFTDAQYHQLAALSTVLRARYPLRAVRGHEHIAPHRKTDPGPFFDWNRYRQSAHWSWRELPYLH is encoded by the coding sequence ATGATGAGTACGCCTCCTCTCCATTTAGATCGCCATGGTTGGTTACTACCACAACAAGGGGTACGGTTAGTTCCGTCTCCTAATTATAATGAGCGTCCTTATCGCCAAGCACCTATCTTATTAGTGATCCATAATATCAGCCTACCCCCTTGTATATTTGGTGGGCCTTATATTGAACAGCTCTTTACAAATACGTTGATAAGCGAGGAACACCCCTATTTTCAAACGATTGCACATCTACGTGTATCCGCTCATTTTCTTATCCGCCGTGATGGTGAAATCATACAATTTGTCAGTACAGAAAAAAGAGCATGGCACGCTGGTGTATCACATTTTAATGGTATGGATGGGTGCAATGATTTCTCATTAGGGATTGAGTTAGAGGGAAGTGATTACACCCCCTTTACAGATGCACAATACCATCAATTAGCGGCACTAAGCACTGTTCTTCGTGCTCGTTATCCCTTACGAGCCGTCAGGGGGCATGAACATATAGCCCCTCATCGAAAAACAGATCCCGGCCCTTTCTTTGATTGGAATCGTTATCGTCAATCCGCACACTGGTCTTGGAGAGAATTACCTTATTTACACTAA
- a CDS encoding type II toxin-antitoxin system RelB/DinJ family antitoxin, which produces MSTSVIVQARVNPEIKENASVVLESIGMSLSDAIRITLTAIAEEKSFPVKFCSPREETLLAIKEARENKSAKRYSDLNALMEDLNA; this is translated from the coding sequence ATGAGTACAAGCGTTATTGTTCAAGCAAGAGTAAACCCAGAGATTAAAGAAAATGCTTCTGTTGTACTGGAAAGTATAGGTATGAGTTTATCAGATGCCATCCGAATTACTTTAACGGCAATTGCCGAAGAAAAAAGTTTCCCTGTTAAATTCTGTTCCCCTCGAGAAGAGACTTTACTTGCGATTAAAGAGGCACGCGAAAATAAATCAGCAAAACGATATTCTGATTTAAACGCATTAATGGAAGATTTAAATGCGTGA
- a CDS encoding ABC transporter permease, with translation MSESLDLFWIALQDCIAALPVTLFLTVVSVSIGLLLAIPCAVMVQKKNTIRAKLINGFVYFFTGTPLLIQLYIFYYGIPSLSVVNELMHQPAFSFLKGSYIYVLAALALNTAAYSTVIFSGAIRNTDRGEIEAAYAYGMSRAQAMRRVILPSSLRRALPAYSNEVIMTMHATALASTVTIMEITGAASFFNSTYYEPFIAYAAAAVLYFVLNGLLVLGFRQIEKRYLVHLKSRLVSA, from the coding sequence ATGAGTGAGAGTCTTGACCTTTTCTGGATTGCTTTGCAAGATTGTATTGCTGCATTACCTGTTACCTTATTTTTAACAGTGGTATCTGTTTCGATTGGCTTATTATTAGCTATCCCTTGTGCGGTAATGGTTCAAAAGAAAAATACCATTCGAGCTAAACTAATTAATGGTTTTGTCTATTTCTTTACAGGAACTCCCTTACTGATTCAGTTATATATCTTTTACTATGGGATTCCTAGTTTGAGTGTTGTGAATGAGCTGATGCACCAACCAGCTTTTAGCTTTTTAAAGGGAAGTTATATTTATGTATTAGCAGCATTGGCATTGAATACAGCTGCCTACTCAACGGTTATTTTCTCTGGTGCGATTCGTAATACTGATAGGGGAGAAATTGAGGCTGCCTATGCTTATGGTATGTCCCGTGCTCAAGCAATGCGACGGGTTATTTTACCCTCTAGCTTACGACGTGCTTTACCAGCGTATAGTAATGAGGTGATTATGACGATGCACGCAACAGCATTAGCTTCTACGGTAACCATTATGGAAATTACCGGTGCTGCTAGTTTTTTTAATAGTACCTATTACGAGCCTTTTATTGCCTATGCGGCAGCGGCGGTATTATATTTTGTATTAAATGGTTTATTGGTATTAGGGTTTAGACAAATCGAGAAACGTTATCTTGTACATCTTAAAAGTCGCCTCGTATCTGCCTAA
- a CDS encoding ABC transporter permease: protein MSEFSIVAQYMPRILSGAVLTIQLAVLSLFLSILIGLVGATMRLSKNVFLSGIATVYSTIVRGVPDLIWMLMVYYSAQIGINALTESMGLGSFEISPFFAGVFTLSFIFGAFFTETFRGAMLAVPYGQIEAGYAYGFSKVAVLRRITFPLMMRYALPGVRNNWLVLTKATALVSIIGLDDMTRIAHQAGSSTQLPFLFNMISAGLFLVLTFVSLRAFNWLEKHYQRGVRQGVSDE, encoded by the coding sequence ATGTCTGAATTTTCTATTGTTGCTCAATATATGCCAAGGATATTGAGTGGAGCGGTCTTGACTATTCAACTGGCTGTTCTCTCACTTTTCTTATCAATCCTAATAGGGCTGGTAGGTGCGACGATGCGTCTATCAAAAAATGTATTTTTATCAGGTATCGCTACAGTGTATTCAACCATTGTTAGGGGAGTGCCTGATCTTATCTGGATGTTAATGGTTTACTATAGCGCTCAGATAGGAATTAATGCTTTGACAGAAAGTATGGGGTTAGGGTCATTTGAAATTAGTCCCTTCTTTGCGGGTGTGTTTACGTTAAGTTTTATCTTTGGGGCTTTTTTTACAGAAACTTTCCGAGGGGCAATGTTAGCTGTGCCATATGGACAGATTGAAGCTGGTTATGCGTATGGATTTAGTAAGGTTGCCGTTTTACGCCGTATTACTTTTCCTTTGATGATGCGGTATGCTTTACCTGGAGTTCGTAATAATTGGTTGGTACTCACTAAGGCAACAGCATTGGTTTCTATTATTGGCTTAGATGATATGACAAGAATTGCTCATCAAGCAGGAAGCTCTACACAGCTACCCTTTTTATTTAATATGATATCAGCAGGGTTATTTTTGGTACTGACCTTTGTGTCTTTACGCGCTTTTAATTGGCTAGAAAAACATTATCAACGTGGTGTTAGACAGGGGGTGAGTGATGAGTGA
- the htpG gene encoding molecular chaperone HtpG yields MSTTMGFQTEVKQLLQLMIHSLYSNKEIFLRELVSNASDACDKLRFNALDNPALLSEDSDLRIRISFDEAAKTITIDDNGIGMSYDEVIANLGTIARSGTKEFFASLTGDQQKDAQLIGQFGVGFYSAFIVAQKVEVLTRKAGLNADQAVRWVSEGQGEFTIEQTEKANRGTTITLYVNEEGETFLNEWKLRDVLRRYSDHISIPIQMEKKEEDKTEWEVVNQANALWTRSKADITDEQYKAFYTHLSHDYDEPLAWTHNRVEGRSEYTQLLYIPKHAPFDLWDRDARRGVKLYVKRVFIMDDAEQLLPSYLRFVRGVIDSSDLPLNVSREILQESRDVKLIREGSAKRVLGMLEDMAENRPEDYALFWTEFGQVLKEGLGEDMANQQRIAKLIRFSSTFDDQATQTVSLADYVARMKEGQDKIYYMVAESFANAKSSPHLEIFRQKGIEVLLLSDRVDEWMLTYFREFDGKSLVSVSKGGLDLDQFSNEEEKKHQEEVTEAYKPLVERLQETLKERVKEVRVTTRLVDSPSCVVVGQNELSPHLLRMLKQAGQEVPDVKPILEINPDHPLVQKVKDLTDADFTDWASVLLDQAMLVEGAQIDDPAAFVKKLNKLLIQA; encoded by the coding sequence ATGTCAACAACTATGGGTTTTCAAACAGAAGTAAAGCAATTACTTCAGTTAATGATTCATTCACTTTATTCTAATAAAGAAATTTTCCTCCGAGAGCTTGTCTCTAATGCATCAGATGCTTGTGATAAATTGCGATTTAATGCTTTAGATAATCCAGCTTTATTATCGGAAGATAGTGATTTGCGTATTCGTATCAGCTTTGATGAAGCGGCTAAAACAATTACTATTGATGATAATGGTATTGGGATGAGCTATGATGAGGTCATTGCCAATCTGGGTACGATTGCACGTTCAGGAACAAAAGAATTCTTTGCTTCTTTAACAGGAGACCAACAAAAAGATGCGCAATTGATTGGTCAATTTGGTGTAGGTTTTTATTCTGCTTTTATTGTGGCACAAAAAGTGGAAGTCCTTACACGTAAAGCAGGGCTTAATGCAGATCAGGCAGTCCGTTGGGTATCAGAAGGGCAAGGTGAGTTTACAATAGAACAAACAGAAAAAGCGAACAGAGGTACGACCATTACCTTATATGTTAATGAAGAGGGAGAAACATTCTTAAATGAATGGAAATTGCGTGATGTGCTTCGCCGATACTCTGATCATATTTCTATTCCTATTCAGATGGAAAAGAAAGAGGAGGACAAAACAGAATGGGAAGTGGTTAATCAAGCAAATGCTTTATGGACACGTAGTAAAGCAGACATTACTGATGAACAATACAAGGCCTTTTATACGCATTTAAGTCATGATTATGATGAACCACTCGCATGGACACATAACCGTGTAGAGGGACGTAGTGAATATACACAATTATTATATATTCCTAAACATGCTCCCTTTGATCTATGGGATCGTGATGCGAGACGAGGTGTTAAGCTCTATGTTAAACGTGTTTTCATTATGGATGATGCGGAGCAATTATTACCTAGTTACTTACGTTTTGTACGTGGGGTGATTGATTCTTCAGATCTACCACTTAATGTATCACGTGAAATTTTACAAGAAAGCCGAGATGTTAAATTGATCCGTGAGGGGTCTGCAAAACGTGTGCTTGGTATGCTAGAAGATATGGCAGAAAACCGCCCTGAGGATTATGCATTATTCTGGACAGAGTTTGGTCAAGTCCTTAAAGAGGGGCTAGGTGAGGATATGGCAAATCAACAACGGATTGCCAAATTAATTCGTTTCTCTTCTACCTTTGATGATCAGGCAACACAGACGGTGTCATTAGCAGATTATGTTGCTCGTATGAAAGAGGGGCAAGATAAGATTTACTATATGGTTGCCGAAAGTTTTGCCAATGCGAAGAGTAGTCCCCATCTTGAAATCTTCCGCCAAAAAGGTATTGAAGTATTATTGTTATCGGATCGTGTGGATGAGTGGATGCTAACTTACTTTAGAGAGTTTGATGGTAAATCCTTAGTTTCTGTTTCTAAAGGTGGTTTAGATTTAGACCAATTTAGTAATGAAGAAGAGAAAAAGCATCAAGAAGAAGTCACAGAGGCATATAAACCACTAGTAGAACGTTTGCAAGAAACACTTAAAGAGCGTGTAAAAGAAGTTCGTGTAACAACACGCTTGGTGGATTCTCCATCTTGCGTTGTGGTGGGGCAAAATGAATTGAGTCCGCATTTACTAAGAATGTTAAAGCAAGCAGGTCAAGAAGTGCCTGATGTTAAACCTATCTTAGAAATTAATCCTGACCACCCTTTAGTACAAAAAGTGAAGGATTTAACCGATGCAGACTTTACGGATTGGGCGAGTGTATTGCTTGATCAGGCGATGTTAGTAGAGGGTGCTCAAATTGATGACCCTGCTGCTTTTGTGAAAAAATTGAATAAATTATTGATTCAAGCATAA